From the Carnobacterium inhibens subsp. inhibens DSM 13024 genome, the window AGGGCCATTTTTTTCGGACCCATTTCCGAAAAAAAATAGCGAATAAATGGGCATTTTTTTCGACACCAACGACGAAAAAAAACGGCTTGATCTTTCCAGAAAAAGAGACCGAAATGGACACATTTCCCGTCTCTTTTTTGGCTCAAAACGGCTACGTTTTGACCGGGGTTTACAGGGGGATTGGGGGAGCAGCGCGTCCCCCAACAAGATCGTTTGCGCCACGAAGTGGCTAGCAAACATAGAGCTTGCCAAACCCCTTCAACCAAGCATACCACTGGAAACCGAAAGCGTTTTAGTGGTATGCTTGGTTTCTGAACGACAGAGAAGAAAAACAGGGGGTGGGACGTTGAGCGAACGAGAGATTTTTGAGGACACTTCAGCTGAGAGAAACCCGAAGCGCAAAGAGCCGAAACAAATCAGCTTTCGAGTGAGCGAACCCGAATTTGAAAAGTTGAAGCGCTCCGCTGAAAGTTTGCAAATGAGTGTGCCGGCTTTTGTCAAAAGCAAGGCACAAGGGGCTAAGCTCGTGACACCAAAAGTGGACCGAGCAGGCGCGATTGAAATTGCCAAACAATTACGCGCAATCGGCAACAATATCAACCAAATGGCACGAGCCGCGAATACGACAGAACTCGATCCGAATTTAGCTGCCAACCTAACGGCTGAATTACAAAAGACACAAAAGGAGTTGAATCAACTATGGAAAAATCTAAATTAATCAACAGGAGATCAGTTCTACAACTTGTTTCGTTTGGTTTCGCCGTTTTTCTTATCCGAGTGGGAATGGATTATTTTTCGAATCAACCCATTGAGGGAGCAAAAATTGCCACAGAAGTGGTGTTAACCACTATTATTTATGGACTTCTAACGCTACTATTTGATTACTTTTCTAGAAAAAAAATGAAGAAAGGAAACTGATATGGCCACCATTAAATTAGCTCGCAGCACCAGTTGTTCACGCTGCATTAACTACGCTGAACCGCGTGCGACCGTCAAAAGCGGCTTAAATTGTGATGTCACTTATGCCAAAACCCAAATGAAAGCTACCCGCATGATCTATGGAAAAGACGATAAGGTCCAAGCGCATACCCTTATTCAGTCATTTAAGCCCGGTGAGGTCACTCCGGAACAAGCCAATGAACTAGGTTACGAATTAGCGCAAAAAGTCGCTAGCAGTCACCAGGTGGCCATTTACACCCACACCGATAAAGATCATATCCATAATCACTTAGTCATTAATAGCGTCAATCTAGATACGGGTTTGAAATTTCAAGCGCATGGCGTGGAGGCGATTGAAAAAGTAAAAGAAATCAACGACGAAATTTGTTTGGCTCATGGCTTAACCGTTCCAGAAGAACCGGCCCAAATTCGCTACACTGCCGCAGAAAAAGGTATCCTAGAACGACCAGGACAGACCAGCTGGAAAGACGAGATCAGAGAAAAAATCGAACAAGCCAAACAAACCACTCCTAATTTTGACGCGTTTAAAGAAAAACTGGCTGAAAATGGCGTAAACGTGATTGAACGAGGAAAAACCGTGACGTATCAACATGTAGCAGAAAATAAAAAAGTCCGCGCTAAAAAATTAGGCGAGTATTACGAAAAGGAGACCATCATAAATGGCTTTGAGAGACAATTTGAACCAACAAACACCCGAAACGACAAACCAACAACCGAACCAAGAAAGTTTGAACCAGGATCTGCAGCAATTGATCCAAGTCTTGACCGAGATCCGGAACTACAGCGGAGCGACGCTGCAACAGAAAAGTTTGGAGAAAGCCAATCTGGAGAACAACTTACAAGAGATACAACAAGTGACAAATACAGTCCTGAACAGCTTCAACAGCAACTTGAAAGACTTAGAAACCACACAAACCAACTACAACGAGACAGCTCAAAAGCAGTCAACCGAATCCTTGAAACACCTGAAAACGATCCTGAACGACCTGTTAGACAAAAACAAGACGGAGATCGCGAAGATCCAGCAAGAAATGAGCCAGAACAACCACCAATTAAGCGAGATCAACCAAACCATCACAAAAACCATGGACCAAGTCTTTAATCAGTTAAATGCTGAAATCAAGCGAACCAATCAAAAACTAACCATGCGAACGGCTGCAACGAATTTATATGCGAGTGTCCCGACCGGTATCGTTGTTGTAGCGCTTATGTGGCTACTGAATGCCTTTAATGTATGGTGAAAATTGGGATCATTGAAAAAAGTTAGTGGTTTAAAAATACAAAAATGAAACAATTACTAGAAATA encodes:
- a CDS encoding MobC family plasmid mobilization relaxosome protein, whose protein sequence is MSEREIFEDTSAERNPKRKEPKQISFRVSEPEFEKLKRSAESLQMSVPAFVKSKAQGAKLVTPKVDRAGAIEIAKQLRAIGNNINQMARAANTTELDPNLAANLTAELQKTQKELNQLWKNLN
- a CDS encoding relaxase/mobilization nuclease domain-containing protein, which gives rise to MATIKLARSTSCSRCINYAEPRATVKSGLNCDVTYAKTQMKATRMIYGKDDKVQAHTLIQSFKPGEVTPEQANELGYELAQKVASSHQVAIYTHTDKDHIHNHLVINSVNLDTGLKFQAHGVEAIEKVKEINDEICLAHGLTVPEEPAQIRYTAAEKGILERPGQTSWKDEIREKIEQAKQTTPNFDAFKEKLAENGVNVIERGKTVTYQHVAENKKVRAKKLGEYYEKETIINGFERQFEPTNTRNDKPTTEPRKFEPGSAAIDPSLDRDPELQRSDAATEKFGESQSGEQLTRDTTSDKYSPEQLQQQLERLRNHTNQLQRDSSKAVNRILETPENDPERPVRQKQDGDREDPARNEPEQPPIKRDQPNHHKNHGPSL